The following proteins are encoded in a genomic region of Rhizobium sp. CCGE531:
- a CDS encoding heavy metal translocating P-type ATPase — translation MALHDEHDHSHHGHDHHHHDGQPQETVTRDPVCGMTVDPAGKPSLHHQGRTFHFCCNGCRAKFEAAPENYLTAKDPTCGMTVDRATARHFLKHEGEKFYFCSAGCKAKFEADPSAYLSGNKPTPKPVPKGTLYTCPMHPEVVSDHPGDCPKCGMALEPMGVPAADEGPNPELVDFTRRLWISAVLSLPLLIISMGPMIGLPIRDWIGEPTATWVELVLATPVVLWAALPFFRRAWNSLVNRSPNMWTLIGLGVGTAYLYSVVATLAPGLFPMMSSGHGEAIPVYFEAASVIVALVFVGQVLELKARERTGSAIRALLDLAPKTARRIDANGSETDVPIDDIQAGDRLRVRPGERVPVDGSVIEGQSTIDESMITGEPLPVEKARGDALTGGTINRNGTLVMQAEKVGAETTLSRIVELVAKAQRSRAPIQTMVDRVSAIFVPAVVAAAVIAFAVWAFVGPEPRLAHALLAAVAVLIIACPCALGLATPMSIMIATGRGAQEGVLVRDAEALERFAKVDTLIVDKTGTLTEGKPNLTDIVTATGTDEVRLLSLAASLERGSEHPLAEAIVAGAEERGARFIEISGFSAITGKGVEGRAGETAIALGNAAMMADLGVATDALKAETERLRGEGKTVMFVAIDRKLAGLVAVADRIKPTTAAAIKALHDSGLKIVMATGDNGKTAAAVAKQLGIDEVRADMLPEGKKALIDELRAKGRIVAMAGDGVNDAPALASADVGVAMGTGADVAMESAGITLVKGDLNGIVRARHLSEATIRNIKQNLAFAFGYNALGVPLAAGVLYPVFGLLLSPMIAAAAMSLSSVSVIGNALRLRLAK, via the coding sequence ATGGCATTGCACGACGAACATGATCACAGCCATCACGGCCACGATCATCACCATCACGACGGCCAGCCACAGGAGACGGTGACGCGCGATCCCGTCTGCGGCATGACCGTCGATCCCGCCGGCAAGCCGTCGCTGCACCATCAGGGCCGCACGTTCCATTTCTGCTGCAATGGCTGCCGCGCGAAATTCGAGGCGGCGCCTGAGAATTATCTCACCGCTAAGGACCCGACCTGCGGCATGACGGTCGACCGCGCCACCGCGCGTCATTTCCTGAAGCACGAGGGCGAGAAATTCTATTTCTGCTCGGCCGGCTGCAAAGCGAAGTTCGAGGCGGATCCATCGGCCTACCTCAGCGGCAACAAGCCCACGCCGAAACCGGTGCCGAAGGGCACGCTCTATACCTGCCCGATGCACCCCGAAGTCGTCAGCGACCATCCCGGCGATTGCCCGAAATGTGGCATGGCGCTGGAGCCGATGGGCGTGCCCGCCGCCGATGAAGGCCCGAATCCCGAGCTGGTCGATTTCACGCGCCGGCTCTGGATTAGCGCCGTCCTGTCGCTGCCGCTGCTCATCATCAGCATGGGTCCGATGATCGGCCTGCCCATCCGCGACTGGATCGGCGAACCCACAGCCACATGGGTCGAACTCGTCCTGGCAACGCCGGTCGTGCTTTGGGCGGCCCTGCCCTTCTTCCGCCGCGCCTGGAACTCGCTCGTCAATCGCAGCCCGAATATGTGGACGCTGATCGGTCTCGGCGTCGGCACCGCCTATCTCTACAGCGTCGTCGCCACGCTGGCGCCCGGCCTGTTCCCCATGATGTCTAGTGGACACGGCGAGGCCATACCCGTTTATTTCGAGGCGGCCTCCGTCATCGTCGCCCTGGTCTTTGTCGGCCAGGTGCTGGAACTAAAGGCGCGCGAGCGCACCGGCTCGGCCATCCGCGCTTTGCTCGATCTCGCGCCGAAAACGGCACGGCGTATCGACGCCAACGGCAGCGAGACCGATGTGCCCATCGACGACATCCAGGCCGGCGACCGGCTGCGCGTCCGCCCCGGCGAGCGTGTCCCCGTGGACGGCTCCGTCATCGAAGGGCAATCCACCATCGATGAATCGATGATCACGGGCGAACCCCTGCCGGTCGAAAAGGCCAGGGGCGACGCCTTGACCGGCGGCACGATCAACAGGAACGGCACGCTCGTCATGCAGGCCGAGAAGGTCGGCGCCGAGACGACGCTGTCGCGCATCGTCGAGCTCGTTGCCAAGGCGCAGCGCTCTCGCGCGCCGATCCAGACGATGGTCGACCGCGTCTCCGCCATCTTCGTGCCAGCCGTCGTCGCGGCGGCCGTCATCGCCTTTGCCGTCTGGGCCTTTGTTGGGCCAGAGCCGCGCCTTGCCCATGCGCTGCTGGCCGCCGTCGCGGTGCTGATCATCGCCTGCCCCTGCGCGCTCGGCCTGGCAACGCCCATGTCCATCATGATCGCCACCGGTCGCGGCGCCCAGGAAGGCGTGCTGGTGCGCGATGCCGAAGCGCTGGAACGCTTCGCGAAGGTCGACACGCTGATCGTCGACAAGACCGGTACGCTGACCGAGGGCAAGCCCAATCTCACCGACATTGTTACGGCCACGGGCACCGACGAGGTACGCCTGCTCTCGCTCGCCGCCAGCCTGGAACGCGGCTCCGAGCATCCGCTGGCGGAAGCCATCGTTGCCGGCGCCGAAGAGCGCGGAGCGCGGTTCATCGAGATCTCCGGCTTTTCGGCGATAACAGGCAAGGGCGTCGAAGGCCGCGCCGGCGAAACCGCGATCGCTCTCGGCAATGCCGCGATGATGGCCGACCTTGGCGTCGCGACCGACGCTCTGAAGGCCGAGACCGAGCGCCTGCGCGGCGAAGGCAAGACCGTGATGTTCGTCGCCATCGACAGGAAGCTCGCCGGCCTCGTCGCCGTTGCCGACCGGATCAAGCCGACCACGGCCGCCGCCATCAAGGCGCTGCATGACAGCGGCCTGAAGATCGTCATGGCGACCGGCGACAACGGCAAGACCGCCGCTGCCGTCGCGAAGCAGCTTGGGATCGACGAGGTGCGCGCCGACATGCTGCCGGAAGGCAAGAAGGCGCTGATCGACGAGCTGCGGGCCAAGGGCCGCATCGTTGCCATGGCCGGCGACGGTGTCAACGATGCGCCGGCGCTCGCCTCTGCCGATGTCGGCGTCGCCATGGGCACCGGCGCCGATGTCGCGATGGAAAGTGCTGGCATTACGCTGGTAAAGGGCGATCTCAACGGCATCGTGCGGGCGCGCCACCTGTCGGAAGCAACCATCCGCAACATCAAGCAGAACCTCGCCTTCGCCTTCGGCTACAATGCGCTCGGCGTCCCACTGGCGGCCGGCGTCCTCTATCCGGTCTTCGGCCTGCTTCTGTCGCCGATGATCGCGGCGGCGGCCATGAGCCTGTCCTCGGTCTCGGTCATCGGCAACGCACTCCGGCTGCGGCTGGCGAAATAG
- a CDS encoding acetyl-CoA C-acyltransferase — translation MPAIDPVVIVSATRTPLGRFQGELSSLQAPELGAHVIRAALERAGLSAEKVDEVLFGCVLPAGQGQAPARQAARGAGLPDAVGATTINKVCGSGMKATMLAHDLLLAGSATIAVAGGMESMSNAPYLLAKARGGYRMGHDRIFDHMMLDGLEDAYEKGRSMGDFGEMAVEAYQFSRDDQDAYAVETLSRARNALETGAFEAEITPVSVMGKGGPVTVSKDEHPQKVSPEKIPTLKPAFRKDGTITAASASANADGAAALILTRRSVAEREGLPILAEIKAHATHSQEPAWYTTAPIPAIRKVLDKTGWKIGDVDLFEINEAFAVVAMAAAKELGIARNRLNVNGGACALGHPIGATGARLIVTLLHALERQGAKRGVAALCIGGGEATAIAIERVSQG, via the coding sequence ATGCCCGCTATCGATCCCGTCGTTATCGTTTCCGCCACGCGCACGCCGCTCGGCCGTTTCCAGGGAGAGCTCTCGTCATTGCAGGCGCCAGAACTCGGCGCACACGTCATTCGCGCCGCGCTGGAGCGTGCCGGTCTTTCGGCAGAGAAGGTGGATGAGGTTCTGTTCGGCTGCGTGCTGCCCGCGGGGCAGGGGCAGGCACCGGCCCGGCAGGCGGCACGTGGAGCCGGCCTTCCGGATGCCGTCGGCGCCACCACGATCAACAAGGTCTGCGGTTCGGGCATGAAGGCGACCATGCTGGCGCATGACCTGCTTCTCGCCGGTTCGGCCACCATCGCGGTTGCCGGCGGCATGGAATCCATGTCGAATGCGCCCTATCTGCTGGCCAAGGCGCGAGGCGGTTATCGCATGGGCCATGACCGCATCTTCGACCATATGATGCTCGACGGGCTCGAGGATGCCTATGAGAAGGGCCGCTCCATGGGCGATTTCGGCGAGATGGCGGTCGAGGCCTATCAGTTCAGCCGCGACGATCAGGATGCCTATGCCGTGGAGACCCTGTCGCGCGCCCGCAACGCGCTCGAGACGGGTGCTTTCGAGGCTGAGATCACCCCGGTTTCGGTGATGGGCAAGGGCGGCCCGGTCACGGTCTCCAAGGATGAGCATCCGCAGAAGGTCTCGCCGGAGAAAATCCCGACGCTCAAGCCGGCCTTCCGCAAGGACGGTACGATCACGGCCGCCAGTGCCTCGGCCAATGCCGATGGCGCGGCCGCATTGATCCTGACGCGCCGCTCGGTTGCCGAGCGCGAGGGATTGCCGATCCTCGCCGAGATCAAGGCGCATGCCACGCATTCGCAGGAGCCAGCCTGGTACACCACCGCGCCGATCCCGGCGATCCGCAAGGTGCTCGACAAGACGGGCTGGAAGATCGGCGATGTCGATCTCTTTGAGATCAACGAGGCCTTCGCCGTCGTCGCCATGGCGGCCGCAAAGGAGCTCGGCATTGCGCGTAATCGCCTCAACGTCAATGGCGGCGCCTGCGCGCTTGGCCATCCGATCGGCGCCACCGGGGCACGGTTGATCGTGACGCTGCTGCATGCCTTGGAGCGTCAGGGCGCGAAACGGGGAGTCGCCGCACTCTGCATCGGCGGCGGCGAGGCGACGGCGATTGCTATCGAGAGAGTGAGCCAAGGATAG
- the cueR gene encoding Cu(I)-responsive transcriptional regulator produces the protein MNIGEASGRSGLPAKTIRYYEDIGLIRPDRGGNGYRDYGADDVHKLRFLHRSRSLGFSVEECRQLLALYEDKSRASADVKDIAATKLTEIDRKIRELTELRRTLEHLVHSCHGNERPDCPILEELSEG, from the coding sequence ATGAACATCGGCGAAGCATCCGGCCGTTCCGGCCTACCGGCCAAAACCATACGCTACTACGAAGACATCGGGCTAATCCGCCCCGATCGCGGCGGCAACGGCTATCGCGATTATGGCGCCGACGACGTGCACAAGCTGCGCTTCCTGCACCGCTCGCGCAGCCTCGGCTTCTCGGTGGAGGAGTGCCGGCAGCTTCTGGCGCTCTACGAGGACAAGAGCCGCGCCAGCGCCGACGTCAAGGACATCGCCGCCACGAAACTCACGGAGATCGACCGCAAGATCCGCGAGCTTACGGAACTGCGCCGTACGCTGGAACATCTCGTTCACTCCTGCCACGGCAATGAACGGCCGGACTGTCCGATCCTGGAGGAGTTGTCTGAGGGGTGA
- a CDS encoding efflux RND transporter permease subunit, producing the protein MNVSSLFIGRPIATSLLGVAVLLGGILGFLFLPVAPLPQVDFPTIQVTTQLPGADPDTMAALVTAPLERPLGQIPSLASMTSSSAFGISQITLQFDLGRDIDGAAQDVQAAINAAGSTLPRTLPYPPTYSKVNPADTPIVTLALRSNSYSIRELSDFADTMMAQRLSEVSGVGDVNIQGGVKPAIRIQVDLPRLASYGLALEDIRTAITNASVAGAKGALDGTQQSFTLAANDQIVDPNVYKSVIVAYRNSAPVQLKDVATVVEGLENNRVGAWYQGQPAVIIDIMRQPGANVIQTVEDVLKQIPKLKQAMPAGVSLDIVNDRTETIRASIHDVQWTLVISIGLVILVVLLFLRTMTATFIAGVALPLSLIATFGVMWFAGFSLDNLSLMALTIGTGFVVDDAIVMIENIARHIEEGENPMQAALKGAGEIGFTIISLTVSLVAVFIPLLFMTGIVGRMFREFALTLTIAVVVSAVVSLTLTPMMCARILRKPRERQGGFLAGADRFTEWLIEGYRRSLVWAVDRSALMLVITIVTLAATTALYVVIPKGFLPAQDTGLITAVIEAEPTTSFETMKKIQADVADRLRKDPDVSGVVSVIGTSASNLTLNTGNLSLVLKPRNQRNASADQIIDRMRDEVTGMPGIHVTFQSVRDISISTRASRAPYQYTLTGTDTATVVDWAAKLAQRLQQSPKLMDVASEVEMGGGRIFVDVDREIASRLGVSMQAIGDTLNDAFGQRQIATIYGQANQYRVILEAAPQYQSDPKSLDKLYVAGASDTQVPLNAFTTASFTTAPLVISHDEQFPAVTLSFDLAKGASLSEAVTEIKAAELDIGMPDTIQRKYSGDAEEFASSLAGEPWLILAAVVTIYIVLGLLYESAVHPVTILSTLPSAGVGALLALMLFGQDLSIIALIGIVLLMGIVKKNAIMMIDFALEAERKEGLEPREAILKASILRFRPIMMTTLAALFGALPLALAQGTGAELRIPLGITIIGGLVLSQLLTLYTTPVIYLAFERLRARIVGRTSGTPSAEMNDLAGGET; encoded by the coding sequence ATGAACGTTTCGTCACTCTTCATCGGCCGGCCCATCGCCACCTCGCTTCTCGGGGTGGCGGTTCTGCTGGGCGGCATTCTCGGCTTTCTCTTCCTGCCGGTCGCGCCGTTGCCGCAGGTGGATTTTCCGACGATCCAGGTAACGACGCAGCTTCCGGGAGCCGATCCCGATACGATGGCCGCGCTGGTGACGGCGCCGTTGGAGCGGCCGCTCGGCCAGATTCCGTCGCTCGCCTCCATGACGTCGTCGAGCGCCTTCGGCATCAGCCAGATCACGCTGCAGTTCGATCTCGGCCGCGATATCGATGGCGCCGCGCAGGACGTGCAGGCGGCGATCAATGCCGCCGGCTCGACGTTGCCGCGCACGCTCCCCTATCCGCCGACCTATTCGAAGGTGAACCCGGCCGATACGCCGATCGTGACGCTGGCGTTGCGCTCCAACAGCTATTCGATCCGCGAACTCAGCGATTTCGCCGATACGATGATGGCGCAGCGCTTGAGCGAAGTATCCGGCGTCGGCGACGTCAACATCCAGGGCGGCGTCAAGCCCGCCATCCGCATCCAGGTGGATCTGCCGCGTCTCGCCTCCTATGGCCTTGCGCTCGAGGATATCCGCACCGCGATTACCAATGCCAGCGTCGCCGGCGCCAAGGGGGCGCTCGACGGCACGCAGCAGAGCTTCACGCTTGCCGCCAACGACCAGATCGTCGATCCCAACGTCTATAAGTCCGTCATCGTCGCCTATCGCAACAGTGCGCCGGTGCAGTTGAAGGACGTGGCAACCGTTGTCGAGGGGCTGGAGAACAATCGCGTCGGCGCCTGGTATCAGGGACAGCCCGCCGTCATTATCGACATCATGCGCCAGCCGGGCGCCAACGTCATCCAGACGGTCGAGGACGTGCTGAAGCAGATCCCGAAGCTGAAGCAGGCCATGCCGGCCGGCGTTTCGCTCGATATCGTCAATGACCGCACCGAGACCATCCGGGCTTCGATCCATGACGTGCAATGGACGCTGGTCATCAGCATCGGCCTCGTCATTCTCGTGGTTCTGCTGTTCCTGCGAACGATGACGGCGACCTTCATTGCCGGCGTCGCGCTGCCGCTGTCGCTGATCGCGACCTTCGGCGTCATGTGGTTCGCCGGCTTCAGCCTCGACAATCTCTCGCTGATGGCGCTGACCATCGGCACCGGCTTCGTCGTCGACGACGCCATCGTGATGATCGAGAACATCGCCCGCCATATCGAAGAGGGCGAGAACCCGATGCAGGCGGCGCTGAAGGGTGCCGGCGAGATCGGCTTCACTATCATTTCGCTCACCGTCTCGCTGGTTGCGGTGTTCATTCCGCTGCTGTTCATGACCGGGATCGTGGGGCGCATGTTCCGCGAATTCGCGTTGACGCTGACCATCGCCGTGGTCGTGTCGGCCGTGGTTTCGTTGACGCTGACGCCGATGATGTGCGCGCGCATCCTGCGCAAGCCTCGGGAGCGGCAAGGCGGCTTCCTGGCCGGTGCCGATCGCTTCACCGAGTGGCTGATCGAAGGCTATCGCCGCAGCCTCGTCTGGGCGGTGGATCGCAGCGCGCTGATGCTCGTGATCACCATCGTCACGCTGGCCGCGACGACCGCGCTCTATGTCGTCATCCCCAAAGGTTTCCTGCCGGCTCAGGATACCGGCCTGATCACCGCCGTCATCGAGGCCGAGCCGACCACTTCCTTCGAAACGATGAAGAAGATACAGGCTGATGTCGCCGACCGGCTGCGCAAAGATCCGGATGTCAGCGGCGTCGTCTCTGTCATCGGCACCAGCGCCAGCAATCTGACGCTGAACACCGGCAATCTCAGCCTCGTGCTGAAACCGAGAAACCAGCGCAACGCTTCCGCCGATCAGATCATCGATCGGATGCGCGATGAGGTCACCGGCATGCCGGGCATCCACGTGACCTTCCAGAGCGTGCGCGACATCTCGATCAGCACCCGGGCAAGCCGCGCGCCCTATCAATATACATTGACGGGAACGGATACGGCGACCGTGGTCGATTGGGCCGCAAAGCTGGCGCAACGGCTGCAACAAAGCCCGAAGCTGATGGATGTCGCCTCCGAAGTCGAAATGGGCGGCGGCCGCATCTTCGTCGATGTCGACCGCGAGATCGCCTCGCGGCTCGGTGTCTCGATGCAGGCTATCGGCGATACGCTGAACGACGCCTTCGGCCAGCGCCAGATCGCGACGATCTACGGCCAGGCCAACCAGTACCGCGTCATCCTGGAAGCGGCACCGCAATACCAGTCGGATCCGAAGTCGCTCGACAAGCTCTATGTCGCCGGCGCCAGCGATACGCAAGTGCCGCTCAACGCCTTCACGACGGCGAGTTTCACGACCGCGCCGCTGGTCATCAGCCATGACGAGCAGTTTCCGGCCGTCACGCTCAGCTTCGACCTCGCCAAGGGCGCGTCGCTGAGCGAGGCCGTGACCGAGATCAAGGCGGCGGAGCTGGACATCGGCATGCCCGACACCATCCAGCGCAAATATTCCGGCGATGCCGAGGAGTTCGCCTCGTCGCTTGCGGGCGAGCCCTGGCTGATCCTTGCCGCGGTCGTGACGATCTACATCGTGCTCGGCCTGCTCTACGAGAGCGCAGTCCATCCCGTGACGATCCTTTCGACGCTGCCTTCCGCCGGCGTCGGCGCGCTGCTGGCGTTGATGCTGTTCGGGCAGGATCTGTCGATCATCGCCCTAATCGGCATAGTGCTCTTGATGGGCATTGTGAAGAAGAATGCGATCATGATGATCGACTTCGCGCTGGAAGCGGAGCGCAAGGAAGGCCTCGAGCCGCGCGAGGCGATCCTCAAGGCCTCGATCCTGCGTTTCCGGCCGATCATGATGACGACGCTCGCGGCGCTCTTCGGGGCCTTGCCGCTGGCGCTGGCGCAGGGCACGGGCGCCGAGCTGCGCATTCCGCTTGGGATCACCATCATCGGCGGTCTCGTGCTTTCGCAGCTCCTGACGCTCTATACGACGCCGGTGATCTACCTGGCTTTCGAGCGTCTGCGCGCCCGCATCGTCGGCCGCACCAGCGGCACGCCGAGCGCTGAAATGAACGATCTGGCGGGTGGCGAGACATGA
- a CDS encoding IS110 family transposase: protein MNASQDVMVGIDVSKAYLDVALDGATSVARWNNDAAGCDGLAAAVAGASLVVVEATGGYEMRMVRTLMAAGIAVAVVNPRQVRDFARASGRLAKTDQVDARVILHFAKAMRPAQIPHIDDGRIALAALVARRRQLIDMAVAEKNRLEHASADIAALIHELLASFKAQLTRIDTAITLAIETEPDMVERRDLLLSVPGIGEITAAILIAELPELGSIDDKKLAALIGVAPMAHDSGAMRGQRHIAGGRSAVRCALYMATLSALRCSPTIKAFYARLRDAGKPPKVAIVAAMRKLATILNTIVRRRTPWINQHGC, encoded by the coding sequence ATGAATGCCTCACAGGATGTTATGGTCGGGATAGACGTCTCCAAGGCTTATCTTGACGTCGCGCTCGACGGCGCCACATCGGTGGCGCGATGGAACAATGATGCGGCAGGTTGCGATGGGCTTGCAGCCGCGGTCGCGGGAGCTAGTCTGGTCGTCGTCGAAGCAACCGGCGGCTACGAGATGCGCATGGTGCGCACATTGATGGCGGCCGGTATTGCGGTTGCCGTCGTCAATCCCCGCCAGGTCCGCGATTTTGCCAGAGCCAGTGGCCGATTGGCCAAGACCGATCAGGTCGATGCCCGGGTCATCCTGCACTTCGCCAAGGCGATGCGGCCGGCACAGATCCCCCATATCGACGACGGCCGCATCGCCTTGGCCGCGCTGGTGGCCCGCCGTCGGCAACTCATCGACATGGCCGTTGCCGAGAAGAACCGCCTCGAACATGCATCTGCGGATATCGCCGCCCTCATTCACGAGCTGCTTGCCTCCTTCAAGGCGCAGCTTACCCGCATCGACACGGCCATCACCCTGGCCATCGAGACCGAACCCGATATGGTCGAACGGCGCGATCTTTTGCTTTCCGTGCCCGGCATCGGCGAGATCACCGCCGCCATTCTCATCGCCGAACTCCCTGAACTCGGCAGCATCGATGACAAGAAACTTGCCGCCCTGATCGGCGTTGCACCAATGGCCCACGACAGCGGCGCCATGCGCGGCCAGCGCCATATCGCAGGTGGACGGTCCGCCGTGCGCTGCGCCCTCTACATGGCGACCTTGTCAGCCCTCCGCTGTTCGCCAACCATCAAGGCCTTCTACGCAAGGCTGCGCGATGCCGGCAAACCGCCAAAGGTCGCCATCGTCGCCGCTATGCGAAAACTCGCAACCATCCTCAACACAATCGTCCGAAGACGGACACCCTGGATCAACCAACACGGTTGCTGA
- a CDS encoding RHE_PE00001 family protein gives MRYDLTTLPIPTLLPAIIKAEDMLARLDERVLRHAVAEGFRERGHFFDAAGALWVGGELVHVEDLVLHDARMDTRTPTHELTIAHAVLRTRRRLWTAGPSWGLEAAGLAVLRGDVGEAEEAILPRPTPAGTLEPEAQEDEEGDFGVDFAEIDAILARSDKILNGAAPEVRQATVDVHDPLALVRDEDWDEDERLERWRAAIRDADQLPPVLGAAVLFDAWERIEPLRRQHWLGGLLVSAYLRSRGKITSHLFCLNVGLKAVRHDRRRSSDRITRLTAFLEAMALSADSGLKELDRLSLAKLQMELRLKDRRSNSSLPEVIDIVLSRPIVSAKMIARHVGVTSRGALNLVAELGLREMTGRGRYRGWGVL, from the coding sequence ATGCGATATGATCTGACCACACTCCCGATACCGACGCTTCTGCCCGCCATCATCAAGGCGGAGGACATGCTGGCGCGTCTCGACGAGCGGGTTCTGCGGCATGCCGTGGCGGAAGGTTTTCGCGAGCGCGGGCATTTCTTCGATGCGGCAGGCGCCCTTTGGGTCGGCGGCGAGCTGGTGCATGTGGAGGATCTGGTCCTGCATGATGCGCGCATGGATACGCGCACACCGACTCATGAGCTGACCATCGCTCATGCCGTGCTGCGGACCAGGCGGCGCCTTTGGACCGCCGGACCTTCCTGGGGGCTGGAGGCCGCCGGCCTTGCGGTCCTGCGCGGCGATGTGGGGGAGGCGGAAGAAGCGATCCTGCCACGCCCCACACCTGCCGGAACATTGGAACCCGAAGCGCAGGAGGATGAGGAAGGCGATTTTGGTGTCGATTTCGCTGAAATCGACGCCATCCTCGCCCGATCCGACAAGATCCTGAATGGCGCCGCCCCGGAAGTCCGGCAGGCAACCGTCGATGTCCATGATCCGCTTGCACTCGTTCGCGACGAGGATTGGGATGAGGACGAGCGATTGGAGCGCTGGCGCGCCGCCATTCGCGATGCGGATCAGCTGCCGCCGGTTCTCGGCGCCGCCGTGCTTTTCGATGCCTGGGAGCGGATCGAACCGCTGCGGCGGCAGCACTGGCTCGGCGGCTTGCTTGTGAGCGCCTATCTGCGCAGCCGCGGCAAGATCACCTCGCATCTCTTCTGTCTGAATGTCGGCTTGAAAGCGGTCCGGCATGACCGGCGGCGCTCGTCGGACCGCATCACGCGCCTGACGGCCTTCCTGGAAGCCATGGCGCTTTCGGCGGATTCGGGTCTGAAGGAGCTCGATCGGCTGTCGCTTGCCAAGCTGCAGATGGAGCTGAGGCTCAAGGATCGGCGTTCGAACAGCAGCCTGCCCGAGGTCATCGATATCGTGCTGTCGCGGCCAATCGTTTCGGCAAAGATGATCGCCCGCCATGTCGGCGTTACCTCGAGAGGCGCGCTCAATCTGGTGGCCGAACTCGGCCTGCGGGAGATGACAGGTCGCGGGCGTTACCGCGGCTGGGGCGTACTTTGA
- a CDS encoding efflux RND transporter periplasmic adaptor subunit translates to MARTFRVVVWLAVIGAVGYGAYATRDRWLGPAEKLLGYQNAAAPAEQAQGERRGGGRGQGGGGGRRSLSQFSGPVPVLAADAKTADVPVYIDGVGSVKALNTVTVRAQVSGKIVEIDFVEGQDIKRGDVIARIDDGVYKAQRDQAVAKKAQDEALLAGAQRDLARFQLMVKSASGTQQQVDTQISLVAQYTAQVQVDVAAIESAQATLDYTTVKAPIDGRTGIRNVDIGNLVGSSDTTGIVTLSQIRPISVLFSIPQQQLARINAASAAGTLTVQAMGSDGQTVVDNGTLAVVDNQVDPTTGTVKLKANFPNDKLALWPGAFVNARLLVETLKGVTVIPSGAVQRGPNGTFVYSVSQGQTVAMKPVKVRQQDDTLAVIADGVSPGDKVVTTGFARLQDGSKVQISTNPDQAAPDVPSAGSGGQPVAENDPQKSQDNADGGERPHRRHNGQGGQGGQGGAGGHSGHRGQDGQPAAGAGQGADTGGGSASNNSSAAPTQQQ, encoded by the coding sequence ATGGCTCGGACATTTCGGGTCGTAGTGTGGTTGGCGGTCATCGGCGCGGTTGGATACGGGGCTTATGCGACCCGTGATCGCTGGCTTGGTCCGGCGGAGAAGCTGCTCGGCTATCAGAATGCCGCAGCGCCTGCCGAGCAGGCGCAAGGTGAACGCCGTGGCGGCGGACGAGGTCAAGGCGGTGGCGGAGGACGGCGTAGCCTTTCGCAGTTCAGCGGCCCCGTTCCGGTACTGGCCGCCGACGCAAAGACAGCCGATGTGCCCGTCTATATCGATGGCGTGGGTTCGGTGAAAGCCCTGAACACGGTAACGGTGCGGGCGCAGGTCAGCGGCAAGATCGTTGAAATCGACTTCGTGGAAGGCCAGGATATCAAGAGGGGCGATGTCATCGCCCGCATCGACGATGGGGTCTACAAGGCACAGCGTGATCAGGCGGTTGCCAAGAAGGCGCAGGACGAAGCCCTGCTTGCCGGCGCTCAGCGTGACCTCGCCCGCTTTCAGCTCATGGTGAAGAGCGCTTCGGGCACGCAGCAGCAGGTCGATACCCAGATCTCGCTGGTGGCGCAATATACGGCGCAGGTCCAGGTGGATGTGGCGGCCATCGAAAGCGCGCAGGCGACCCTCGACTATACGACGGTCAAGGCGCCCATCGACGGGCGCACCGGCATCCGCAACGTCGACATCGGCAACCTCGTCGGTTCCTCGGATACGACCGGCATCGTGACGCTGTCGCAGATCAGGCCGATCTCTGTGCTGTTTTCCATTCCGCAGCAGCAGCTTGCCCGCATCAATGCGGCAAGCGCGGCCGGAACGCTCACCGTCCAGGCGATGGGAAGCGATGGCCAGACGGTGGTCGACAACGGCACGCTGGCGGTGGTCGACAACCAGGTCGACCCGACCACGGGTACGGTCAAGCTGAAGGCGAATTTCCCGAACGACAAGCTGGCGCTGTGGCCGGGCGCCTTCGTCAATGCCCGCCTGCTGGTGGAGACGCTGAAGGGCGTCACCGTCATTCCGAGCGGGGCGGTGCAGCGCGGGCCGAACGGCACATTCGTCTATAGCGTCAGCCAGGGCCAGACCGTTGCCATGAAGCCGGTCAAGGTGCGTCAGCAGGACGATACACTCGCCGTCATCGCCGATGGCGTATCCCCGGGCGACAAGGTGGTGACCACGGGCTTCGCACGGCTGCAGGACGGATCGAAGGTGCAGATTTCGACCAATCCGGACCAGGCTGCGCCGGACGTCCCGTCAGCGGGCAGTGGCGGGCAGCCGGTTGCGGAGAACGATCCGCAGAAGAGCCAGGACAATGCCGATGGCGGCGAGCGGCCGCATCGTCGGCACAACGGCCAAGGTGGTCAAGGCGGCCAGGGTGGTGCCGGGGGTCATAGCGGTCATCGCGGCCAGGATGGTCAGCCTGCCGCCGGTGCCGGGCAGGGTGCGGATACGGGCGGCGGCTCTGCATCCAACAATTCCTCCGCCGCGCCGACGCAGCAACAATGA